A region of Liolophura sinensis isolate JHLJ2023 chromosome 8, CUHK_Ljap_v2, whole genome shotgun sequence DNA encodes the following proteins:
- the LOC135473603 gene encoding hepatocyte nuclear factor 3-gamma-like, translating to MTLYTDNLGITTKSPDSNERTCKQEKESWIESGTKPSCLPQEDFAYIIDKDAACAEIEKAKKNPETKPGLSYIALISMAIQSSEEKRLLLSEIYQWISENFPYYQSKDKSWRNSVRHNLSLNECFVKNGRSENGKGNYWSIHLANVEDFEQGDFRRRHARRRVRKCDEEFRKLTSALCSDSDSSQCSSGTVAETSNTSQISPPCSPSVQGYVPMTSVMTATSELIATFGIDAILSEEEQHMYFQRSPHAQNFQSNSLQSGLNGESFHCGAHQMTLFSPVIHTVPSLNSYLMPNYSYPSLIYTSSQEKSV from the coding sequence ATGACTTTGTACACCGACAACTTGGGGATCACCACAAAGAGTCCTGATTCAAATGAGAGAACTTGTAAACAAGAGAAAGAAAGCTGGATTGAATCAGGTACAAAACCCTCTTGTTTACCGCAGGAAGATTTTGCCTACATCATAGACAAAGATGCTGCTTGTGCCGAGAtcgaaaaagcaaaaaaaaatccgGAAACAAAACCTGGCCTGTCTTATATCGCTCTCATCTCCATGGCTATTCAGAGTTCAGAGGAGAAACGATTGCTTCTGTCAGAAATCTACCAATGGATCTCAGAGAACTTCCCCTATTATCAGAGCAAAGACAAAAGTTGGAGAAACAGCGTCCGTCACAACCTTTCCCTGAATGAGTGCTTTGTGAAAAATGGGCGCAGTGAAAATGGCAAGGGTAACTACTGGTCCATTCACCTTGCAAACGTCGAAGACTTTGAGCAGGGAGATTTCCGTAGGAGACATGCTCGTCGTCGAGTGCGAAAATGCGACGAAGAGTTCCGAAAACTGACTTCGGCTTTGTGCTCCGATTCCGATTCTTCACAATGTAGCTCTGGGACAGTCGCAGAAACGTCGAATACTTCCCAAATATCTCCTCCTTGTAGTCCTTCTGTGCAAGGTTACGTTCCAATGACAAGTGTTATGACGGCAACGAGCGAGTTGATTGCTACTTTCGGGATAGACGCCATTTTGTCCGAAGAGGAGcagcacatgtattttcagagaTCTCCGCATGCCCAGAATTTCCAATCTAATTCACTGCAGTCAGGTCTGAACGGAGAATCATTTCACTGTGGGGCACATCAGATGACCTTGTTTTCGCCTGTTATACACACAGTGCCTTCTCTCAACTCTTATTTGATGCCGAATTACTCGTATCCCAGTCTTATATACACTTCTAGTCAGGAGAAATCAGTCTGA